The proteins below are encoded in one region of Gambusia affinis linkage group LG07, SWU_Gaff_1.0, whole genome shotgun sequence:
- the matn4 gene encoding matrilin-4 isoform X6, whose product MGNLRKLSVFIFLTLAIFTTARPKSGPNQKCKSGPVDLVFLIDSSRSVRPHEFETMRKFLIDILNTLDIGLDTTRVGVVQYSSQVRSEFSLKTHSNLENMVKAINEIVPLAQGTMTGLAIRYLMNEAFSPGQGDRPKVPNVAVIVTDGRPQDRVAEVAAEAREKGIEIYAVGVARADMTSLRAMASPPFEDHVFLVERFDLIYQFGLQFQDKLCGIDLCLESEHGCEHICESFPGSYTCHCLPGYRLNPDGKTCSAIDLCAEGKHDCQQICISSPGSFTCDCNQGYHLNDDKKTCSPIDLCAEGKHDCEQVCVNMGPGIFTCDCNKGYRLNEDEKSCSAINLCAEGKHDCEQICISAPGVFTCDCNKGFKLNRDKRTCTNMDMCNTVKHGCDYQCVNTPGSYHCICPEGQLLQDDGKTCGTCKSANIDLVLLIDGSKSVRPQNFELVKKFVNQVVDSLDVSAHGTRVGLVQYSSRVRTEFPLNMYHTAEDIKAAVMKVDYMEKGTMTGLALKHMLEYSFSEAEGARPASRNIPRIGLVFTDGRSQDDISEYAKKAKEAGITMYAVGVGKAVEDELREIASDPVEKHFYYTTDFSAINTIAENLKLNVCPAESLREVEVKDPCACENLVEFQQATINSLDQFTQKLASMAARLEQLENQLLSRK is encoded by the exons ATGGGAAACCTCAGAAAACTGAGTGTCTTCATTTTTCTGACTCTTGCCATCTTCACCACCGCCAGACCAAAATCAG GTCCTAATCAGAAATGTAAGTCTGGCCCGGTAGATCTAGTCTTCCTCATCGACAGCTCCCGCAGCGTAAGACCACATGAGTTTGAGACAATGAGAAAGTTCTTGATCGACATTCTGAACACACTGGACATTGGACTAGACACCACAAGAGTGGGAGTTGTTCAGTACTCCAGCCAG GTCCGCAGTGAGTTCTCCCTCAAGACACACAGCAACCTGGAAAACATGGTGAAAGCCATCAATGAGATCGTTCCACTGGCTCAGGGCACCATGACAGGCCTCGCCATCAGATACTTGATGAATGAAGCTTTCAGTCCCGGACAGGGAGATAGGCCAAAG GTTCCCAACGTGGCAGTGATTGTGACGGATGGACGTCCTCAGGACCGTGTGGCGGAGGTGGCGGCTGAGGCCAGAGAAAAAGGCATTGAGATCTATGCAGTGGGAGTGGCCAGAGCCGATATGACATCACTAAGAGCCATGGCCTCCCCGCCCTTCGAAGACCATGTCTTCTTGGTGGAGAGGTTTGACCTTATCTACCAGTTTGGACTGCAGTTCCAGGACAAGCTCTGTG GTATAGATCTGTGTCTGGAGTCTGAGCACGGCTGTGAGCATATCTGTGAAAGCTTCCCAGGATCCTACACCTGCCACTGCCTGCCTGGATACAGGCTCAATCCTGATGGGAAGACATGCTCAG CCATTGATCTGTGTGCTGAGGGAAAGCATGACTGCCAACAGATTTGCATCAGCTCACCTGGCTCATTCACCTGTGACTGTAACCAAGGCTACCACCTGAATGACGACAAGAAGACATGCTCAC CGATTGATCTCTGTGCTGAGGGAAAACATGACTGTGAACAAGTCTGTGTGAACATGGGCCCTGGCATCTTCACCTGCGACTGCAACAAGGGATACAGACTCAATGAGGATGAAAAGAGCTGCTCag CCATTAACCTCTGTGCTGAGGGGAAACATGACTGTGAACAGATCTGCATCAGCGCACCGGGCGTCTTCACCTGTGACTGTAACAAAGGATTCAAACTCAACAGGGACAAGAGAACTTGCACAA acATGGACATGTGCAACACGGTGAAGCATGGCTGTGACTACCAGTGTGTAAACACCCCTGGATCTTACCACTGTATCTGTCCTGAAGGACAACTGCTTCAGGATGATGGCAAGACATGTGGCA cttGCAAGTCTGCAAACATTGACCTGGTGCTTCTGATTGACGGCTCCAAGAGTGTCCGCCCTCAAAACTTTGAGCTCGTCAAAAAGTTTGTTAATCAG GTTGTAGACTCTCTTGACGTGTCTGCTCATGGTACCAGAGTCGGTCTAGTTCAGTACTCCAGCCGAGTCAGGACCGAGTTCCCACTCAACATGTACCACACTGCTGAAGATATCAAAGCTGCAGTCATGAAG GTTGACTACATGGAAAAAGGAACAATGACAGGTCTGGCACTAAAGCACATGCTGGAATACAGCTTCTCAGAAGCAGAAGGCGCCCGTCCAGCCAGTCGCAACATCCCCCGCATTGGACTGGTTTTCACAGACGGACGATCCCAAGATGACATCAGTGAATATGCCAAAAAGGCTAAAGAAGCCG GAATCACCATGTATGCTGTTGGTGTGGGCAAAGCTGTGGAAGATGAGCTGCGTGAGATTGCATCTGACcctgtggaaaaacatttctattacACAACCGATTTCAGTGCCATCAACACCATCGCAGAAAACCTCAAACTTAATGTGTGCCcag cgGAGAGTCTTCGGGAGGTTGAAGTAAAGGATCCATGTGCCTGTGAGAACCTGGTGGAGTTCCAGCAGGCCACCATAAACAGTCTGGATCAgttcacacaaaaac
- the matn4 gene encoding matrilin-4 isoform X4 yields MGNLRKLSVFIFLTLAIFTTARPKSGPNQKCKSGPVDLVFLIDSSRSVRPHEFETMRKFLIDILNTLDIGLDTTRVGVVQYSSQVRSEFSLKTHSNLENMVKAINEIVPLAQGTMTGLAIRYLMNEAFSPGQGDRPKVPNVAVIVTDGRPQDRVAEVAAEAREKGIEIYAVGVARADMTSLRAMASPPFEDHVFLVERFDLIYQFGLQFQDKLCGIDLCLESEHGCEHICESFPGSYTCHCLPGYRLNPDGKTCSAIDLCAEGKHDCQQICISSPGSFTCDCNQGYHLNDDKKTCSPIDLCAEGKHDCQQACVYMGPGIFTCDCIEGYRLNVDEKICTPIDLCAEGKHGCEQICIYSGPGIFTCDCNEGYRLNGDKKTCSPIDLCAEGKHDCEQVCVNMGPGIFTCDCNKGYRLNEDEKSCSAINLCAEGKHDCEQICISAPGVFTCDCNKGFKLNRDKRTCTNMDMCNTVKHGCDYQCVNTPGSYHCICPEGQLLQDDGKTCGTCKSANIDLVLLIDGSKSVRPQNFELVKKFVNQVVDSLDVSAHGTRVGLVQYSSRVRTEFPLNMYHTAEDIKAAVMKVDYMEKGTMTGLALKHMLEYSFSEAEGARPASRNIPRIGLVFTDGRSQDDISEYAKKAKEAGITMYAVGVGKAVEDELREIASDPVEKHFYYTTDFSAINTIAENLKLNVCPAESLREVEVKDPCACENLVEFQQATINSLDQFTQKLASMAARLEQLENQLLSRK; encoded by the exons ATGGGAAACCTCAGAAAACTGAGTGTCTTCATTTTTCTGACTCTTGCCATCTTCACCACCGCCAGACCAAAATCAG GTCCTAATCAGAAATGTAAGTCTGGCCCGGTAGATCTAGTCTTCCTCATCGACAGCTCCCGCAGCGTAAGACCACATGAGTTTGAGACAATGAGAAAGTTCTTGATCGACATTCTGAACACACTGGACATTGGACTAGACACCACAAGAGTGGGAGTTGTTCAGTACTCCAGCCAG GTCCGCAGTGAGTTCTCCCTCAAGACACACAGCAACCTGGAAAACATGGTGAAAGCCATCAATGAGATCGTTCCACTGGCTCAGGGCACCATGACAGGCCTCGCCATCAGATACTTGATGAATGAAGCTTTCAGTCCCGGACAGGGAGATAGGCCAAAG GTTCCCAACGTGGCAGTGATTGTGACGGATGGACGTCCTCAGGACCGTGTGGCGGAGGTGGCGGCTGAGGCCAGAGAAAAAGGCATTGAGATCTATGCAGTGGGAGTGGCCAGAGCCGATATGACATCACTAAGAGCCATGGCCTCCCCGCCCTTCGAAGACCATGTCTTCTTGGTGGAGAGGTTTGACCTTATCTACCAGTTTGGACTGCAGTTCCAGGACAAGCTCTGTG GTATAGATCTGTGTCTGGAGTCTGAGCACGGCTGTGAGCATATCTGTGAAAGCTTCCCAGGATCCTACACCTGCCACTGCCTGCCTGGATACAGGCTCAATCCTGATGGGAAGACATGCTCAG CCATTGATCTGTGTGCTGAGGGAAAGCATGACTGCCAACAGATTTGCATCAGCTCACCTGGCTCATTCACCTGTGACTGTAACCAAGGCTACCACCTGAATGACGACAAGAAGACATGCTCAC CCATTGACCTGTGCGCTGAGGGAAAGCATGACTGTCAACAAGCCTGTGTCTACATGGGACCGGGCATCTTCACCTGCGACTGCATCGAGGGCTACAGACTCAACGTCGATGAGAAGATCTGCACAC CCATTGACCTGTGCGCTGAGGGAAAACATGGCTGTGAACAAATCTGTATCTACTCGGGCCCCGGGATCTTCACCTGCGACTGCAACGAGGGATACAGACTCAACGGGGACAAGAAGACATGCTCAC CGATTGATCTCTGTGCTGAGGGAAAACATGACTGTGAACAAGTCTGTGTGAACATGGGCCCTGGCATCTTCACCTGCGACTGCAACAAGGGATACAGACTCAATGAGGATGAAAAGAGCTGCTCag CCATTAACCTCTGTGCTGAGGGGAAACATGACTGTGAACAGATCTGCATCAGCGCACCGGGCGTCTTCACCTGTGACTGTAACAAAGGATTCAAACTCAACAGGGACAAGAGAACTTGCACAA acATGGACATGTGCAACACGGTGAAGCATGGCTGTGACTACCAGTGTGTAAACACCCCTGGATCTTACCACTGTATCTGTCCTGAAGGACAACTGCTTCAGGATGATGGCAAGACATGTGGCA cttGCAAGTCTGCAAACATTGACCTGGTGCTTCTGATTGACGGCTCCAAGAGTGTCCGCCCTCAAAACTTTGAGCTCGTCAAAAAGTTTGTTAATCAG GTTGTAGACTCTCTTGACGTGTCTGCTCATGGTACCAGAGTCGGTCTAGTTCAGTACTCCAGCCGAGTCAGGACCGAGTTCCCACTCAACATGTACCACACTGCTGAAGATATCAAAGCTGCAGTCATGAAG GTTGACTACATGGAAAAAGGAACAATGACAGGTCTGGCACTAAAGCACATGCTGGAATACAGCTTCTCAGAAGCAGAAGGCGCCCGTCCAGCCAGTCGCAACATCCCCCGCATTGGACTGGTTTTCACAGACGGACGATCCCAAGATGACATCAGTGAATATGCCAAAAAGGCTAAAGAAGCCG GAATCACCATGTATGCTGTTGGTGTGGGCAAAGCTGTGGAAGATGAGCTGCGTGAGATTGCATCTGACcctgtggaaaaacatttctattacACAACCGATTTCAGTGCCATCAACACCATCGCAGAAAACCTCAAACTTAATGTGTGCCcag cgGAGAGTCTTCGGGAGGTTGAAGTAAAGGATCCATGTGCCTGTGAGAACCTGGTGGAGTTCCAGCAGGCCACCATAAACAGTCTGGATCAgttcacacaaaaac